The sequence tttcgtCCATAAAAGAATCCCATAAGTATTTACGATATTGGCAAACGATCCTCTATCCGCTAAATCACCACTTTGGAAGAAATGCTAAGGGTCGGATCATCATCTTCACGGATGGATCGTGTTTTCGTAACGGATCCACAGAATCAGCAACAGGATTAGGTATTTATTTTGGACCAAACCACCCTCAGAATTTGTCTCTTCCGTGCTTTAACCGAAAAACCAACAACGGGGCAGAGTTGGAGGCTATTCTGCaggctttaaaaattataagaaaatttgacTTAACGAAAATAGATCTTTTCACGGATTCAGAATACTTATGCAACGGCCTTAATATCTGGTACGATAATTGGAAGGAACGAGATTGGATTACCTCAACAGGAAAGCCAGTTTCGTATAAAGAGGAgcttaaatatatcaaaactCAAATGAAGGCCCGAGACATCAAGATCTACCACGTTCCAGGTCACGAAGGAATCTATGGTAATGAGCAAGCCGACCAATTGGCCAAGGATGGAGCTAAATTATACGAACTATTCAGGACAGAATCCAAGGCAGAGTTCAACATCAATCAACCAGATACAAGCTCCGAGAAATAGATTCATTTCTGAgcttgggggggggggggatgTTATGTCCGACTTCGCAGACTTTCTTACAGTCATTCATATTGAACTCTCCATAGGAATACAATTCCATTTTCTCATGAGAGAAACAAGGATGGGTTCAATCGAGTGTGACAAAACCTATTTTACCAGATTTCTTTCTTTCGGTCTCCCATTCTCTTATTCTTCGGTCCCCACTTACTGTCAGCTAAGATTGCTCTAATGCGCACAATTAGCATTGACTTAAATTAAGTTCCGTCAACCGGACATCCCACAAGATGCAACTCACTTAAAATTTCCCCTTCCCCAAACTCGGACCCCCATGGTTGTggtgttcaaaattttcaagttaaaaATCACTCTACCGAGCACCGGTTTGCATTGCGGTTTGTAGCTGAGTTACCCCTCAGCAAAGAGTCAATTACTAGGCAAGCGGTATCCTCAAATctctcatataaaaaaaaaagaaataaaaccgATCGCGTCgcttttataattcaattaaattcataaaataaatcattaaaaatcgcATCGCGAAAGAAAAtcataacagaaaaaaaaatatcaaggtatacatttatacagtcatatatatatatatataaataagtaaaaaaaaaaaaaaaataataataataatcacgcATCGCGGAAACAAgtataaccaaaaataaatattaaataaatgttcaaagaaaaaaaaaaaaccaattcccTTTAAAGAGCACTGTATCTATTTCCTGCGAAGGAAAATAAAGGAATTGTTCTTTTagttcaatataaaataaaaatttctgtatcgaaagaggaaaaaaaaaatatatatataaaaaaaataataaataataataaaagtgttaTTGGTTGTGAGTGATAAGTTAGGTggtaactaaaaatttgtgaacattcttttatttataaaacttcaaTTTATATCAAAGATAATAAGCAGTGTAAActttgtgtaaaaattttgagtgtaaTTAACTAATGATTAAACGAATAAAGATATTCCTATAAAGAGTATCATCtctattttctataaagaaaaataaaggaatctttattatcaactttaatttgaatttaaaaataaagaaaagacaTAAGTGACAATAACATTGGACGTATTATTCGTAACATAagctaaataataagtaatcaCCTCATCCCTTATTCGGAGACTGCAGCCATCGAGAGTTAGCAGCCTATCCACGGATCTACATCGCTAGTAATATCTCCAGGAAAGGACaaaacatatacatacatatatttactcatCAGTGCAAAGGTAAGACCGTTTCAACTGACCGCCTTTCTTTCTCcaactttgataattttccAATCAGTCTCAAATATTATAAGAGGAAATAAGGACGCAGTTAATTTCCAATCGTAGGTAttgagtattaaaaatttgtatatccATCTACCGTCGGTATAACTCTGGTTTAGTTAAAAtagagaaataaaagaaagtcCGCATCGAAACGTATcccaaaattaaataaattaaggctTGAACTAGACATTTGAGCCGAAAATTGCATTGGTTAGTCCGAACGCCTAATCCACgcaaccaaaataattaataaataatagtcggacataacactatattctgaaaattattccctttttttttttttatttaaaattttctttttctttttttttttttttcaaattattttaaagtagactatatacgtatataaaaaaaagattttacgaATAGGAcgaattcatgaaattttcttgtaaaattattaatattttcttgtaaaattattaatattttcttgtaaaattattaatattttcttttaaaaaaagaactttAAGATATAATGTTTGTAAGAGGTTTATGCTAAggagaaaagaaattttaaaatcttaaacTATTGtttgaatgttatttttttttcgtctttttGATGTAATTATCactatgattttaattttcttttaattcttttaaatttattactttatcgtagtgtataaaaatttcttcatttctttctttttctttctattgttaagtttttttttttttttttttttttttttttggtgtttTTAGTATCGTTTTctgaatttgtttattaatgttaataagtactactatattattacaatgatgtatctattttatatctaaatatttgtatatatttatttcttaatattactTACGATTTTTCTGCCTTTATGTGCTACTTCTgtatatttgcaaaaaatttttttttgttatcctGCATTTCACATATTTtcgtgttttattttatttttccttttctttttgcttaaaattctatatacatttgcattaaaattatctattaaataatatataaagagaaACTTAATCTacaatttcttaattttatataagaattcTATTTGAatctatatattgttaaaaaaaattattttttttttgtcttctttttttttctttttttttttttatatttttattttttttatgaaagtttATAGTCCGGaagcttatatattttttttttcttagcattATTACTCAATTTCAATTAGTAGCAGATATTATTGCTACTAtcattcttattaaattttgtatatgtcaagtaaattcattcattaattataaaagttaaaaaacatgattctaaaatttatttattgtttaaataatataaaaaaaacattgtggTTGGTTCGCTTGTGTTACCCTGCGTGGGCGTGTTGTAAATTTAGGAagggcaattttttttgtgttgcgGGTCCTTTCTGCGAGTCTCATTTGTCTATACTCTTACCGGGGTGTGATTTTAGTGTCTAAGTTG comes from Microplitis demolitor isolate Queensland-Clemson2020A chromosome 8, iyMicDemo2.1a, whole genome shotgun sequence and encodes:
- the LOC128668465 gene encoding ribonuclease H1-like encodes the protein MPLYLVLSGHKPGIYSSWEDCRKQFISYPNPVFKQISSIKESHKYLRYWQTILYPLNHHFGRNAKGRIIIFTDGSCFRNGSTESATGLGIYFGPNHPQNLSLPCFNRKTNNGAELEAILQALKIIRKFDLTKIDLFTDSEYLCNGLNIWYDNWKERDWITSTGKPVSYKEELKYIKTQMKARDIKIYHVPGHEGIYGNEQADQLAKDGAKLYELFRTESKAEFNINQPDTSSEK